The Flavobacterium sp. 1 genome contains the following window.
GAATTATTAATACTGATTGGAACAATATGAGCCGATGGCGCATTCTTGCATAAAATTTTTAACCCAGTCTGTGCAAACTCCTTTGGTATTCCGTTGCGGCTGCGTGTTCCTTCAGGGAAAATTACCGCCGATCGTTTATGTTTTTCTATATAATCAGCTATTTTTTTGATAGCTGGTATAGCTTGTTTTGGGTCTTTTCTATCTATAACTACCGATCCTCCGTGTCTTAAATTATAAGAAACACTTGGAATTCCTTTTGCTAGTTCTTTTTTGCTGACGAATTTGGGATGAAATCTTCTCAAAAACCAAATGATAGCAATAATATCATACAAACTCTGATGATTGGCTACAAAAACAAGCGGCACGCCTTCTGGAATACTTTCCCTGTTTTCAAAACTAAAAGTCGTTCCTAAAATTATAACGATTTTAAGCAATATAAAGTTCAAATAATCAACACTTTTTTTATGCGCCTGATAACCAAATACGTTTAAACAAATCCATTGAATCGGGTGAAATATTACCAAAGTCAATAATATTAATACTAAAACGATAAAAGATAAGGGATACGAAATTAACTTTTGCATACTTTTAAATTTGCCACAAAAGTAAGAAATATATTTTTAGGTCTATTTATAACTCTGCCAATTAATACAATCCCGTCTAATTAACTGTAAAACATAAATTTACAAAATTTTAAACATAATTTGCAACAATAAAAAAGAAACTTTCTTAAGAATTGAAAATCTAATTAGATTCAAAAACAGCCTATTGTACCACTCCACATTAATTGTACCTTTGCCTTATTATAACACCGCTTATTTTATAAAATGAACTTCACTTATCCCAAAAACGAAAAACTCAAAAGCAAAATAACCATTGGATTATTGTTTACAGAAGGAAAATCAGTTTCAAAATATCCTTTGAGGCTGGTTTATAATGCGGGAGCTTTTGGCGAAAGCGAAAAAATAAAAATAGGCGTTTCGGTTTCCAAAAAATATTTTAAGAAAGCAGTTGACCGTAATTATTTCAAAAGAGTTTTGCGTGAAACTTATAGGCTCAATAAGCATTTACTCTTAGACAATCTGGATCAGCCGTATTCATTTATGTTTTTTTACCAAAGCAAAGACCGTTTGACTTTTGAAGAAATCAATACTAAAACCGTGCAGTTATTTGAGAAATTTGTACAGCAGATAAAAAAAGAAGAATAGCATTCTGCTAAATATTCATTTCGTACAGCAATTTTACTGCTTAGTTATAATCTAAATTAATTTTGTATTTTTAAAAATAAATTACTACCGTATGAAATTAAAATTAATAATTGCTCTTTTAATTTTCGCAGTCTTAAGTTGTAAAAAAGCCGAGGCAGAAGCTTCACAAGATTCAGCTATTACCATGGTAAAATTACCGGCAAAAAAAATGATTTCTAATGACGAAAGCATTTCTGAATCCCCAAATATCGAAGACAAAGTCATTGAACAAAAAATAATCAAAAACGGCAATCTTAGATTTGAAACAGACAACTTAGAGACAACTTATGATCAAATAAAAATTGCTGTAAAAAAAGGAAAGGCTTTCATTCAGAATGATAGTGAAGGAAAGGACTATGGCACTATTTACAGAAGAATAACGGTTCGTATCCCAAATCAAAACTTTGACTCTTTCATAAAAGACATTTCGACTGGAGTTACTTATTTTGACAATAAAGAGATTAGCTCTGAAGATGTCACCGAACAATATATCGACATTGACGCCCGATTGAAAGCCAAAAAAAAACTTGAAAACAGGTATCTTGAACTTTTGGCAAAAGCAACTAAAATGTCTGAAATGCTGGCTATTGAAGCGCAGCTTTCAGCTATCAGGGAAGAAATTGAAGCCAAAGAAGGGCAATTGAGATATATGCAAAATAAAATCTCATTGAGCACAATTACAGTTGAGTTCTATAAAACAATTGCAGAAGAAAAAGGGGTTACCATTTCTTATGGCGCCAAGGTATGGAATTCTTTCAAATCTGGATTTTATACTATTTCAAGCTTCTTTTTGGGATTACTGGAGGTTTGGCCTTTTATTATTTTAGCAGTTGCTCTATTTTATTTTATAAGAAAACGATTCAAGAAAAAAAACATATAATCATGCGTACCTTTTTCCAAAAAAAAGTCATTATTCCAGTTGTTGCTTCTGCATTTTTGTTTGTGGGAGTAAGTTTCAAAGACGACTATTTTGAGATTGCCAAACAATTGGAAATTTTCACGACTCTGTTCAAAGAACTGAATAAAAATTATGTCGATGAGACTACTCCCGCCGAGCTGATGAACAATGCTGTCAAAGGAATGCTGAGTTCTCTTGACCCTTATACCGTTTATTTTAACGAACAGGAAGTACTCAAATTTAAAATCAATAATACTGGTGAATACACAGGAATTGGAGCATTAATCACCCGAAAAGACGATAAATTAATTCTGAAAGAACCGTATAAAAATTTCCCTGCAGATAAAGCAGGACTCAAAGCTGGTGACGAAATCATTCAAATTGGCGATACTCCTTTGTCTGACTTTAAAGATGATGCTTCTCAACTTTTAAAAGGTTCTAAAAACACCAAAATTGATATCAAATACATTCGCCAAGGCAAACCTTATTCGACTGTAATTGTACTGGATGAAGTCGAAATCAAATCGGTTCCTTATTTTGCCAAGATTGATGATAAAACGGGTTATATCGTGCTGGCTCACTTCAACAGAAAAGCTTCTAACGAAACTAAAGAAGCATTAGAACAGCTAAAAAGGCAGGGGGCCGAAAGAATCGTTTTGGATTTAAGAGGAAATCCAGGCGGATTATTGAACGAAGCGGTAAACATCTGCAATCTTTTTGTGCCAAGAAACGAAATTATAGTGACTACCAAATCCAAAATCGAAAAACACAACAACACCTATAAAACTTCACAAGAACCAGTAGATACAACCATTCCTTTAGTGATTTTAGTTAATGGCCGAAGTGCTTCTGCCTCCGAAATTGTTTCGGGAGCGTTACAGGATTTGGATCGCGCTGTCGTTTTAGGAAGCCGCAGTTTTGGAAAAGGATTGGTGCAAAGACCAGTTGAGCTAACGTATGGAACTCAGCTCAAAGTAACTATTTCCCGCTATTATACCCCTTCGGGCAGATGTATTCAAGCGCTGGATTATGCTCATAAAGACAAAAACGGTGTGGCAACCCGAACCGATGCCAAAAACTACAATGCCTTTAAAACCAAAAAAGGAAGAACTGTTTATGATGGTGGCGGGATTTTGCCGGACATCGAAATGGAAGAAACTAAGACAAGTCCTATTGCAAATGCTTTATTGAAAAACGACGGTATTTTTAATTATGCGACTAACTATTATTATAAAAATCCAAATTTAGGAACTAAAATCCCTGTAATTACAGATGCTGATTATGCTGATTTTAAACAATTTCTAAAAGCTCAAAAATTAACTTTTGATACAGAAACCGAAATAGCATTGAAAAACACTCTGGCTACAGCCAAAACTGAAAAACTGGATGAGGCTATTGCTCCTGAATACCAACAGCTTCTTGCTGCTCTTCAAAAATCGGAGAATGCATTACTGGATAAAAACCAAAAGGAAATAAAAGGATTATTGCTGGATGAGATCATCAAACGCTATCAATATCAGGAAGGTCTTTATGATTATTACATCAAAAACAATCCTGAAATCAAAAAAGCGGTTAGTATTTTGAATACAACTGCTGAGTATAATTCAATTTTAAAAATTTAAACTCTTAGTGAACCTCTAAATCCTCTTGCCGCGTAGTAGGAGTCTGCGCCATTGTGATATACGAAAACAGTTCCGTATCGAAAATCGGCGAAGATGGCACCGCCAAGTTTTCTAATAGCCGTTGGTGTTACAATCCAGCTGGAGGTTTTATTGTCAAACTTTCCTAATTTCTGTAAATCCCGATATTGATCTTCGGATAAAAGTTCAATGCCCATTGCTGAAGCAACGTCTAAAACGCTATTTTTGGGTTTGTTTTCTTTTCTTTTATCAAGAGCTTCACGGTCATAACAATAACTTCTTCTGCCAGCAGGACTTTCTACAGAACAGTCATAGAAAATATATTCCTCAGTATTGTTGTCATATCCAACAACGTCTGGTTCGCCGCCAGTTGCTTCCATCTCACTAAGCGTCCATAGTTTTTCGGAATTGGCTTCTAGTTTTGGCTGTATGTTTTCCCATTTAAGATCTTTATGGCGGTCAATGTTTTTTTCAAAACGGGTTTTTAATATCTGAAGCAATGCCGTGCTTTTTTCCTGTGACAGTTCTTTTTTAGTTTCCATTTCTGTTAGATTTTATTCAGACTTATGCTTTTATTATCACCATTAGGCTATTATGCCTGTATTTTATAGAATATAAAAAATGGCGCTTTTGTAAAATTACAAAAAACTCTTTTGTTAGTCTAAATTCGATTATAATTGTCACTATATTCTAATATTAACAGCATTTTTACCAAAGAGTAAATATTAGGTTGTACGCATTATCGGCTAACAAAGCACCTACCAACCATTGTTTAATTGTGTTTTTTAGACTCTCTTAGTTTGTCAGCATAAGCAAATAAATTCAAATAGTTTTGTAGATATTTAGAACTTACTCCGTTGAATTGTCTCAAGAAATCTTTCAATTGGTGCCGATTCCTTAACGGGAAGATTAAGCAGTATTTTTCAATGCAGTGCCGAGAGTACTTTTTATGTCATTGCGGTTTACTTTGATTCAGTTAATATAAAAAATACCCGATACGCTTTAAGCACTATGCTTTTGGCTGATTTAATTTGTATAATAACAGCTATTTTGGTAGCGAGTTGTTTTAAAAAAAAACACAGTGTTATTATAAATTCAATAACGATAGGAGTTTTCAATTTGTTTTAATAGAGCAACGCCATAAAAAAGCCTCACATTTCTGCGAGGCTTTTCATTTTTTTTAAAAATATAATTATTTCTTAATCAATTTTTTAGTCATTGTTTTTTGACCATCATTTATTTCAATAATATAAGTACCAGTACTTAATTTATTAACGTTGATTGCGTTTTCAGAAAGTTTTCCTGCATCTACTTGTTGTCCTAAATAGTTGATAATTCGGTATGAAACTTTTCTATTGTCAGCCATGCTAATGTTTACGAAACTGTTAGTTGGGTTTGGATAAATTGTATAATCAAATAAATTATTCTCATTACCCAATTCACTTGCAATTGTATTATTAAATCCTGTTATTGCAGCTGCACCAATGTTTACGGTATAATCTTCAACTTCTCCATAAGAGAAAGATTCACAAGCGGTTTGGGCGGCATTATATTTCATAGAAACTCTCATTCTGGTAGTTCCAGCCAAGGCAGTTGTTGGTACTGTAAAAGTATAGGACAGATTTGTGCTAAGAGAAGATGATCCTGCTACCATTTGCTCTGAAGTTTCGAAAGTTCCATTTTGATTAAAATCGATCCAAACTCTCCAATATTCAGTGTATGCTGTACTCGCAAAAGCAGCACTCAAAATTATTGTATTTGAACCGTAAGGCAAGTTTCCGGTTAAGTTGGTGAAGTTTCCATAACCTGCATTTGCACCAGTAGTATTTGCAATGCCGCCAATTGCTACATAATCAATATATTCATAAGCAACACTGTTTCCTTTAGAAGTACAATACGTAATTGTTGATGCAGTTGTAGTTACATTAACCGCATTGCTTGCTGTTGAAAGGTTTCCTGCAGCATCTTTGGCTTTCACTGTAAAAGTATAGGCAGTACTTGCTGTTAAACCGGTTACAGTGTAAGCTAATCCTGTAACAGTTGTTACTAATGTAGTTCCGTTGTAAACATTATATCCAGTTACCGCTACATTATCAGTCGAAGCTACCCAAGTCAAATTTGTAGTTGTCGATGTTGTTCCAGCAGCAGCTAAACTTGCAGGTGCTGTTGGTGCTGTTGTATCAGAAGAACCAGAATAAGCTGCTCCAATACCCACTGCATAAAAAGCATTTGTGGTTGCAATTACTTCTGCTGAACCTGCTCCATAAAGATCAGTTGCAGATTGAATTCCATAAGTTCTGGCATTGGCATACGTTGAATTTGCTGACAAATACACACTTTCTAAACGATAGGCTATTTTGGCAGCTTTGTCAATTGTAATTCCCGTTACATTATAGGCGCTTCCAATGTCATTTGTACCTGATTTACCAACTGATAAAATGTAAAACCAATGGTTTAAAACTCCTGAATTTCTATGAACACCACATTGATCATTTGAATTGGATGGGGTGCAACTTACATTGTACCAATTTGTTCCGCCATAAGTATCAGGCTGTCCTTCTGTTTTCGGATTACTCATGGATCGCAAAGACAAATGTCCTGTTCTTCTTTCAATATCTTCACCTATAAGCCATGTTGATTTTGCAGGTGCAGCTCTGTATTCAATACAAGCTCCCCAAATATCGGAGAAAGCTTCGTTCATGGCTCCAGATTCTTTTTGATAGGCAAGATTTGCTGTATAGGTGCAAACTGCATGTCCAATTTCGTGTCCAGCAACATCCATTGCGGTCAAAATATCAAATCCACCAGTTCCACTTCCATCTCCGTAAGTCATAACACTTCCATTCCAAAAAGCATTGTTGTTGTCAGAGTAACCAGCAGCTATTAAATTATAATGTACATAGCTTTTTATTTTTGCACCTGCATTGTCATAACTGTTTCTTCCATGAACTGCTGACCAATAATCGTATGTCATTTCTGCTCCCCAATGAGCATCTAAGGCTCCATTGTCTTTGTTGGTATTATTGAACTCTGCTGCTGTCCAGTTATTATCGGCATCAGTAAAATTTGTTGTTGGATAGGTTGCAGTTCTTGCAGAATTATACGTTTGAATTCCATTTCCTCTAGTTCCATCCGATAAAATATAAGACGAACCACTTAAAGTTGTTTGTAATGTCTGTGTTCCGCTATATCGAGTTGCAGCATTTGCAGCTACAATGGCTAAATTTACTTCATCTAAGTTAGTTGCTTTTTTTTCTGAAGAAGCAGTTTTCCCACCATGACTAAATTCTCCTAAATGCTTAATAGTAGCATTATAAAATAAAGTTTGTCCAGTTTCGGCATCAATATAAATATCGCCGCGACTTATTGGATTTGTGGCATATATATCAAATTTATAAGCCAAACGAACATTGTCTTTTTTTCGTTTAAGACCTTGTTCTTCCATTGATGGCAACAAAACAAGCTCGCCCTTTGGTTTGGAATAATTCATTACAACTGCATCCGCTTCATTCTCCCATAAATAGTTTTTAGCTCCAATTTGATTTAAGGCCTTTTCAAATGCAGCTTCGGCAGAAAGAGTTGGTTTGATATTCACTTTGTTGATAGCATAATATTCACCACTCATAGACGCTAATTTTCCATTTTTGGAATGAAGACTGTATGTAGCAAATTCTACTTTAATTCCTTGGTGATACAATTGAAATTTTTCATGTGTAAAACCATCTTTATCCGATTCTGTTTTGATGTTAGAGAATGTTTGATTTTCATCTAAACTTAGTTGTTCTTTAAGTGCTTTTTGAAAATCAGATCTTTTATAATCAGACTTTTCATTAAAAGTAATTAAACTTGGAGAGCCATTCTCGGACAAGTTTTTCTGACTGATGCCTTTTTCGGTTTTTTGTGCAAATGATGAAAAAGAAATCATTGATGTAACAACAGTTAATGCAATGAGTTTTGGTAATTTTTTTTTCATTTTAGTTAGTTTGGTTAATAATTAATTGATTGATTACTTTTTAACAAAAACAAATGTATTTGTTGTGAATTTATTGCAAAAGCGTATAAATACCTGATTAATAAATAATTAAATTTTAATTATATTTGAAATTTAGTCCGCAAATTGGCCTTTCGTTTTCCATGAAATAACTATTGAATCTAGGTTTAAAATGATTTCAAAAAAATATATATTTTTATAATCGGTATGTTTTTTCCAGTTTTTTTTAAGTTTTCAAATTATTTGATTAGGAAGCTGATATAAATCAGTTACGATTCTTTGAACAATTCTTATATTTGGCATTCTTTAAAAAAAAACAAACTATGGACTTTATATACCAGGATCCTTATCCTATTTTAAAAGACGATACACAATACCGTAAAATCACTTCTGATTTTGTAAAAACAGAACAATTAGGAGAACGAGAAATTCTTACTGTTGATCCAAAAGGATTAGAATTATTGGCTCAGGAAGCATTGAAAGATGTTTCGTTTATGCTGCGTACTTCACATTTGGAAAAATTAAGAGCGATTCTTGATGATCCTGAAGCGACAGACAACGACCGATTTGTGGCTTATAATTTATTACAGAATGCAGTTGTAGCTATCGATGGGGAACTGCCTTCTTGCCAAGACACAGGAACTGCGATTGTAATGGCCAAAAAAGGCGAAAATGTATATACAGGAGCTGATGATGCCGAATGGCTTTCAAAAGGGATTTTCAATACGTACCAAGAGCGCAATCTTCGTTATTCGCAAATTGTGCCAATCAGTATGTTTGAAGAAAAAAATTCAGGTTCTAATCTTCCGGCGCAGATTGATATTTATGCTAAAAAAGGAGCTTCTTACGAGTTTTTGTTTTTAGCAAAAGGTGGCGGTTCTGCGAATAAAACCTATTTATACCAACAGACAAAATCACTGCTGAATGAAAAATCATTGGATGCTTTCATTCGTGCCAAAATAATGGATTTGGGAACTTCAGCCTGTCCGCCGTATCACTTGGCTTTAGTGATTGGAGGAACCTCAGCGGAAGCGAATTTAGCAACTGTAAAAAAAGCATCCGCAGGTTATTTAGACCATTTGCCAACAACTGGAAACATGGCAGGTCAGGCATTTCGTGACTTAGAATGGGAAAAAAGAGTACAGTTAATCTGCCAGCAAAGTGCAATTGGAGCACAATTTGGCGGAAAATATTTTACGCATGATGTTCGTGTAATCCGTTTGCCTCGCCACGCAGCTTCTTGTCCGGTTGGATTGGGAGTTTCCTGTTCGGCTGATAGAAATATCAAAGGCAAAATTACCAAAGATGGTATTTTTGTAGAACAATTGGAAGTAAATCCAAAACGTTTACTGCCTGAAACTGCTCCACATTTGGAACCAGCTGTCGAAATTGATTTGAATCAGCCAATGGCAGATATACTTAAAAAATTATCTCAATATCCTATCAAAACACGTTTGAAATTAAACGGAACTTTGATTGTAGCCCGTGATATCGCTCACGCTAAAATCAAAGAATTACTGGATGCCGGCAAACCAATGCCGGAATACTTTAAAAACCATCCAATCTATTACGCAGGTCCGGCTAAAACACCAGAAGGAATGGCTTCGGGAAGTTTTGGACCAACAACTGCAGGAAGAATGGACGTTTACGTAGAGGAATTCCAAAAGAATGGCGGAAGCATGGTAATGCTTGCCAAAGGAAACAGAACCAAAGACGTGATGAATGCTTGTAAAACTTACGGCGGATTCTATTTGGGTTCTATCGGTGGTCCCGCAGCAATCTTAGCTAAAGAGAATATTCTTTCGGTTGAGGTAGTTGATTTTGAAGAATTAGGCATGGAAGCCGTTCGTAAAATCACCATTAAAGATTTCCCCGCTTTTATTATCACTGATGATAAAGGGAATGATTTCTTTTCGAATTTGTAGATTTTAACTCCAAAGTTTATAAAGATTTATACAATGAGACCGTTTATTCTTAATGAGTAAACGGTCTTTATTTTTTATAAGTTGTCCGTGATATTTTTTTGACAATAACAAATTGATAAATGAGGCTGCATAGGAAACATTAGAGTTTCCAATCCATTCAATTCTTCAATGTTTTTAGAAATCAAATAGTTACCTTCCATAATATCAATTAATGTTAGTAGCGGAGAGTAAAAAGTTATACCTATTTTATGCTTTGATATATCAGTGATGTCTGTATTAATAATGTCTAATTGGAAATTGGAAAAAGGAAAATAATTATTCCCTAATACATCCGTAACCCTATGAAGATTTCCTTTTAATTGCTCAACATAACTATTTGCAGCAATGCCTACTAAGTAATGCAGCTGAACTGCTTTTTCATTTTCGGTTAATAATTCTCTAAAGGTGTTTTTGGGATTTTCCTTCGAATTGAATTGCTGATTTTGCATCAGATATTCTTTGAATGTATCTTCCCAAACATATTTATCCCATAGGAATGCTGAACTGCTGTCAATCACAATTCGGTAGGCCAATCGTATTTTAGCTTTGTGCATAATGCTTTATAAATTTTCTGTTGGAACTTCAAACAGTAACAAAATGGCATTTTCTGAGAGCGCTTCCCATTCTACAGTTTCTATTTTTCTTAGGCTCAAGCCGTCTTTTTCCTGCAATAATCTGTTTTCTACTTCAAATGCGCCGTTGATTACAAATATAAATACTCCGTTCAAATTATTTTTCAAAACATAAAACCCTTCTTTTCTTCCATCATAAATACCGATGAAACCCACAGTGCTAGAAAATTCAAAAAGCAAATCCATTTTATTCCTTTCAGAAAAACCAAAATCAAATCGATTGTAAGTTGGATTAAAATTGGCCGTTTTTGCCGAAAATCGAATCTCTAAATAACTTACATTTTCTAAATCATAAGGATTGGAAATTTCAAATGATGTCCCTTTTTGAGCTGAAATATGCTTGATTTGTTCGATTCTAATGAAATCAATATTGCCTAAAATGTCTTTGTATTCGATTCCGCCAAAAAGCGGTAAGAGCATTATTTCGGTATTAGCATCAATGTATGTAAATGTTTTACACAAAGGAGCTATTTTGACTTCATTTAAAACCTTCAAAGTGCCAAATGGTTTTCTGGATGCATCTTGATAGCTTTCAAAATTGAAAGTTGCTAAATTTAGAAAACCATCCAATTCAGAAATTCCACGCAAATCGGATTTATAAATTTGGGCAGGTATCTGTTTGATCATTTTTAGAAACTAAAAAATTAACTTCCGGCTATCCGGCTACGTTTATCGTGTGTGTCAAAGCAAAACCGTCTGCAACACTTCCTGTAACTGTTGACATTTCATTAGCTGTAGAATCCGAAAACACATTATCTGATGCATTATAGGTATATCCGGAAAGTCCTTTAGTATACCCATTGGCACTTGAAGCATTTACCAGAGCCACAGCACTTCCAGAACCTTCAGGGAATGCAATTTGGGTCACCAACAACGATGTTCCCGATGAATTGTATATGTGAACATGTATGTGTGTCGCCCTACCGCTGTACCATCCTGGAAAAATAGATGTAAAATGCACCAATCCATTAGCATCGGTGGTCTGTCTTCCTCTCAAAAAATGTACTGAAGTAAAATCTGCGCTTTGCATTGAAGTCCCGCCGTACTCAGAATAATAGCCATCTTTGTCACAATGCCAAATATCCACAATTGCTCCAGCCAATGCTGCACAGCTCGCATTGGTGTTTTTTATGGTGATATTAATAGTAAATGGTATGCCTGTTCGGTCACTCGCAATGTTGGATGTAACCAATGAACCAGGCGTTTTTGTCGGGAATGGACCTGCGGTTTCTGATGCAGTAACCGAACACGTGCCACTAGAAGAGGTTCCTCCTGTATCAGTTGCTTGAGCTGTATCAGACGAAGAAGGAGTACTGCTGTCATCATTGCTGCAGCCTTTAATTACAGGAATAGTGAACGCTCCTAATCCTACCAATCCTAATCCTCTTAAAAAATCTTTTCTTTCCATACTAATTACATTTTTAGGGTTACAGCTGTAAAAGTATTTAAACTCATAAATGGATTATAATTTATGAGGTAATGCGATGATTTTAAGAGGTAAATAGGGTAAAAATGTCTTTTTTTAACGAAAGGAAATGCATTATTGTTTATTGAGCAAAGCAAAAAATGTGGTTTCATAACTCGCACTTACCGGAATTTCTTCATCGCCGATGTAGATTATTTTGTTCCGCACTTTTTCTATTTTGGAAATAGAAACAATAAAAGAGCGATGCACTCTTATGAATTCAGTCTCTGGAAGTTTTTGTAATAAGGCTTTCATAGTCATTCTGGCCACAATTGCTTTTTGATGCTGAATGTGGATTTTAAGATAATCATCAAGTCCTTCAATGAATAATATGTCCGAGAGCAGAATTTTTATCAGGCTGTAATCGGCACGGATAAAAAGGTATTGCTGTTCTGGTTTTTGATTTTGCGCTTTCCATTGCGAATAGGCTTTTTCGACTGCCTGTTCAAACCGTGCAAACGAAATAGGTTTCAAAAGATAATCGGTGGCACTCAATGTAAATCCTTCTACAGCATATTCAGAATAGGCCGTTGTGAATATCACCATGGTTTTGTGAGGTAATTTTTTGTAAAAATCAATACCCGAAATAGCTGGCATATTAATGTCTAAAAACAATAAATCGACAGGATATTTTTTTAAATATTTGAGTGCATCTTCCGATTTTGTAAATGTTTTTTCTAAATTGATGACGTCAATTTTATTACAAAAACTTTGCAAAACGTCAAGCGCTGGCGGTTCATCATCAAGGGCAATTGCTTTTATCATCCTACTTTTAGAGTTAAGGTTACCTGATATGTTTTTGGATTATCATCAATTGCCAAGACATGAT
Protein-coding sequences here:
- a CDS encoding pirin yields the protein MIKQIPAQIYKSDLRGISELDGFLNLATFNFESYQDASRKPFGTLKVLNEVKIAPLCKTFTYIDANTEIMLLPLFGGIEYKDILGNIDFIRIEQIKHISAQKGTSFEISNPYDLENVSYLEIRFSAKTANFNPTYNRFDFGFSERNKMDLLFEFSSTVGFIGIYDGRKEGFYVLKNNLNGVFIFVINGAFEVENRLLQEKDGLSLRKIETVEWEALSENAILLLFEVPTENL
- a CDS encoding intradiol ring-cleavage dioxygenase; the encoded protein is MERKDFLRGLGLVGLGAFTIPVIKGCSNDDSSTPSSSDTAQATDTGGTSSSGTCSVTASETAGPFPTKTPGSLVTSNIASDRTGIPFTINITIKNTNASCAALAGAIVDIWHCDKDGYYSEYGGTSMQSADFTSVHFLRGRQTTDANGLVHFTSIFPGWYSGRATHIHVHIYNSSGTSLLVTQIAFPEGSGSAVALVNASSANGYTKGLSGYTYNASDNVFSDSTANEMSTVTGSVADGFALTHTINVAG
- a CDS encoding LytTR family DNA-binding domain-containing protein, giving the protein MIKAIALDDEPPALDVLQSFCNKIDVINLEKTFTKSEDALKYLKKYPVDLLFLDINMPAISGIDFYKKLPHKTMVIFTTAYSEYAVEGFTLSATDYLLKPISFARFEQAVEKAYSQWKAQNQKPEQQYLFIRADYSLIKILLSDILFIEGLDDYLKIHIQHQKAIVARMTMKALLQKLPETEFIRVHRSFIVSISKIEKVRNKIIYIGDEEIPVSASYETTFFALLNKQ